GTGACCCCAGCATTATGAGTGCTGTGCTCTAACCAGCTGAGCTACGTAGCCATCTTTTTTTCGCGTTACCTTATCGGCGTTGCGGGGCGCATTATGCGTATTGAGCCTGAGAGCGTCAACACCTTTTTCATCGAAAATTGCCGGAATGTGACTGTTTGGTTAGGTTGCGAACAGCATGTCGCTTTATTCAGCAAAAAACGATTTTCTGCGTGAAATCAGCGACACAAAAACAACAGGCCCCGCAGGGCCTGTATGCATAACCATCGCTCATCAGTAGGCTGACTGGTGAACACCAATAGCGCGGCCCGATGGATCGTTCATGGTTTTGAACGCTTCGTCCCATTCGAATGCTTTAGCCGATGAACAGGCCACGGACGGACCGCCCGGAACACACTCGGCGGCGCTGGCGACCGGGAACAGCTCTTCGAAGATTTCACGGTAGAGATAAGCCTCTTTCGACGAAGGGGTGTTGTACGGGAAGCGGTAGCTGGCAGTCGCCAGTTGCTGATCCGTCACCTGCTGCGCCGCCACCTCTTTCAGGGTGTCGATCCAGCTATAACCTACGCCGTCGGAGAACTGCTCTTTCTGACGCCACGCCACGCTCGCCGGCAGGTAGGATTCAAAACATTCGCGCAGGATATGTTTTTCCATCTTACCGTTGCTGCCGCACATCTTATCCTGCGGGTTAATACGCATCGCCACGTCGAGGAAGTTTTTATCGAGGAACGGCACGCGCGCTTCCACGCCCCAGGCAGACATCGCTTTGTTGGCGCGGGCGCAGTCAAACATATGCAGCGCCTGCAGTTTACGCACCGTCTCTTCGTGCAGCTCTTTGGCATCCGGCGCTTTATGGAAATAGAGGTAGCCGCCAAACACTTCGTCAGAACCCTCGCCGGAGAGCACCATTTTGATGCCCATCGCTTTGATTTTGCGCGACATCAGATACATCGGCGTCGAAGCGCGAATGGTGGTTACGTCATAGGTTTCAATGTGATAGATCACATCGCGGATCGCATCCAGACCTTCCTGCACGGTGAAGTGAATTTCATGGTGTACGGTGCCGAGATGGTTCGCCACTTCCTGCGCCGCTTTCAGATCCGGCGCGCCCTTCAGGCCAACGGCGAAAGAGTGCAGCTGCGGCCACCAGGCTTCTGATTTCTCCTGATCTTCTACGCGGCGGGCGGCGAATTTTTTGGTGATCGCAGAGATAACCGAGGAGTCCAGGCCGCCGGAGAGCAGCACGCCGTACGGCACGTCGGACATCAGGTGGCTCTTCACCGCATCTTCCAGCGCCTGGCGCAGCGCCTCTTTATCGGTAACGTTATCTTTTACGGCGTCATAAGAGAACCAGTCGCGCTGATAGTAGGAGCGGATTTCACCCTCTTTGCTCCACAGATAGCTACCCGCCGGGAACTCTTTAATGGTGCGGCAAACCGGCACCAGCGCCTTCATTTCAGAAGCAACATAGAGGTTGCCGTGTTCGTCATGACCCATATAGAGCGGGATGATGCCGATATGGTCGCGGCCAATCAGGTAAGCATCCTGTTCACTGTCGTAAAGCACGAAGGCAAACATACCCTGCAATTCGTCGAGGAATGCTGGCCCTTTTTCCTGATAGAGCGCGAGGATCACTTCGCAGTCGGAGCCAGTCTGGAAGGCGTAGCGGTCGCCGTACTCTGCGCGCAGCGCCTGGTGGTTATAAATTTCACCGTTAACGGCCAGCGCATGGGTTTTTTGTCGGTTATAGAGCGGCTGCGCACCGGCGTTGACGTCGACAATCGACAGACGTTCATGGGAGAGAATCGCTTTGTCACTGGCATAAACGCCGGACCAGTCCGGACCGCGGTGGCGCATTAGACGGGATAATTCGAGCGCTTTTTTACGTAATTCGCCTGCGTCGGTTTTGATATCCAGTACGCCAAAAATTGAACACATAGACTTCTCCGTTAACCTTGAGGGCATTGCTGTAATGTTGTGTGCTTGTAGCCAAAATGCCGCAAAAGATGGGCAGGGCGCAAGCCTTTTAGCGGCAGGAAATGAAAAAGTGCAACGGTGATTAATGAATGCTGAAAATTGCGTATGTATTGCGCTGGTTTATTGATGATTCTTCAAAATTAAGCGGTGTTTATTAAACGAAGCGTTTTTTTGTGGCGGCAAAAATAAAAAACCACGCCCAAAGGCGTGGTTACGTTCAGATAACATCAATTTCGGCGACCGAGGGGTAAATCCACGATGGCCTGAACGGCATGCTGTCGATATCGTCGAGCCGCGAGACGCCGGAGAGCACCAGGATGGTCTCCAGACCGGCCTGGAAGCCAGCCAGGATGTCGGTGCGCAGGTTATCGCCAACAATCACCGTCTGCTCCGAGTGCGCCTGCATGGTGTTCAGCGCGGCGCGAATGATCCACGGGCTCGGTTTGCCAACGTAGAAAGGCTTACGGCCAGAGATCTTCTCAATACCGGCACAGAGCGCGCCGCAGGCGGGGTAGAAGCCGCGGCCGTGCGTGTCCGGGTTGGTCGCGATAAAGCGTGCGCCGTTGGCGACGAAGAAGGCCGCGCGGTGCATCATCTCCCAGTTATAGGAGCGGGTTTCGCCGACGATGACAAAATCCGGGTTGATGTCGGTAATGGTGAAGCCAGCTTTATACAGCTCATGAATCAGTGCACCTTCGCCGACCACATACGCTTTTTTCCCTTCCTGGCGCTTGAGGAAGTCTGCCGTTGCCATCGCCGAGGTGTAAAAGACGCTGGCGGGCACATCAATCCCCGCGGAGGCAAAGCGGTTAGCCAGATCCTGACCGGTCTGAGAAGGGTAGTTAGTCAGCAATACCAGCGGCATCTCTTTCTCAAGGATGCGGGTAACAAACTCGGCAGCGCCGGGAACGGCAACGTTATCGTGCATCAGCACGCCATCAATATCGCAGATTACATTCTGAATGGTCATGGAGTGTCCGGATAAAAAAATAAGTGTTAACTATAAACCCTGTCAGTTTTCCAGCAACCGCTGTAGCAGCAGACCGTTCAGCATCGCCCGTTTCACCAGCGCGAAGGCGCCAATCGCAGAGCGATGATCGAGGGTGGAGGGCACAAC
This Kosakonia cowanii JCM 10956 = DSM 18146 DNA region includes the following protein-coding sequences:
- the asnB gene encoding asparagine synthase B, giving the protein MCSIFGVLDIKTDAGELRKKALELSRLMRHRGPDWSGVYASDKAILSHERLSIVDVNAGAQPLYNRQKTHALAVNGEIYNHQALRAEYGDRYAFQTGSDCEVILALYQEKGPAFLDELQGMFAFVLYDSEQDAYLIGRDHIGIIPLYMGHDEHGNLYVASEMKALVPVCRTIKEFPAGSYLWSKEGEIRSYYQRDWFSYDAVKDNVTDKEALRQALEDAVKSHLMSDVPYGVLLSGGLDSSVISAITKKFAARRVEDQEKSEAWWPQLHSFAVGLKGAPDLKAAQEVANHLGTVHHEIHFTVQEGLDAIRDVIYHIETYDVTTIRASTPMYLMSRKIKAMGIKMVLSGEGSDEVFGGYLYFHKAPDAKELHEETVRKLQALHMFDCARANKAMSAWGVEARVPFLDKNFLDVAMRINPQDKMCGSNGKMEKHILRECFESYLPASVAWRQKEQFSDGVGYSWIDTLKEVAAQQVTDQQLATASYRFPYNTPSSKEAYLYREIFEELFPVASAAECVPGGPSVACSSAKAFEWDEAFKTMNDPSGRAIGVHQSAY
- a CDS encoding HAD-IIA family hydrolase — protein: MTIQNVICDIDGVLMHDNVAVPGAAEFVTRILEKEMPLVLLTNYPSQTGQDLANRFASAGIDVPASVFYTSAMATADFLKRQEGKKAYVVGEGALIHELYKAGFTITDINPDFVIVGETRSYNWEMMHRAAFFVANGARFIATNPDTHGRGFYPACGALCAGIEKISGRKPFYVGKPSPWIIRAALNTMQAHSEQTVIVGDNLRTDILAGFQAGLETILVLSGVSRLDDIDSMPFRPSWIYPSVAEIDVI